A single genomic interval of Electrophorus electricus isolate fEleEle1 chromosome 4, fEleEle1.pri, whole genome shotgun sequence harbors:
- the insyn1 gene encoding inhibitory synaptic factor 1 isoform X2: MLHNFLQHWVVGQIDKLTSDFDFDLEPDDWTVATASSTSSSERGLGEAFRLDFLSHEVLSDSWDFCSYLEASGSTGHKAPRDDDLEEEPERSATPTPTPTTASVYSQMNGGLPIPNGPLIVTPDSSSEEASSSTHSQKTSRTSGTRERVRFSDKILYHALCCDDDEDEGEDEEGKGDCGPPDTDSEPSPQAYSPVPPLSSSSSEHSPALHICRETSSAGPSPIKMAMLGPHTLPRKGLLNPGCRKKLLRNSSTQTVSDKSTQTVLPYVSAKQKTKDH, encoded by the coding sequence GTGGTGGGTCAGATTGACAAGCTCACGTCAGATTTTGACTTTGATCTGGAGCCAGACGACTGGACAGTGGCGACCGCAAGCAGCACATCCAGCAGCGAGCGTGGCCTGGGCGAGGCCTTCCGGCTGGACTTCCTCAGCCACGAGGTGCTCTCTGACAGCTGGGACTTCTGCAGCTACCTGGAGGCCTCAGGCAGCACCGGCCACAAGGCACCCCGCGATGACGACCTGGAAGAGGAGCCAGAGAGGTCGGCCACGCCCACACCAACGCCCACCACAGCCAGCGTGTACTCGCAGATGAACGGTGGTCTCCCCATCCCCAACGGACCCTTGATTGTCACGCCGGACTCGTCTAGTGAGGAGGCATCGAGTTCCACGCACAGCCAGAAGACCTCCCGCACCTCCGGGACCCGAGAGAGGGTGCGATTCAGCGACAAGATTCTGTACCATGCGTTGTGCTGTGACGACGACGAGGACGAGGGCGAGGACGAGGAGGGCAAAGGGGATTGCGGACCACCAGACACGGACAGCGAGCCCAGCCCGCAGGCCTACTCACCCGTCCCCCCActttcctcttcatcctccgAGCACTCGCCTGCTCTCCACATCTGCCGGGAAACATCATCGGCGGGACCGTCGCCCATTAAGATGGCCATGCTGGGGCCTCACACACTACCCAGGAAGGGTCTCCTTAACCCGGGCTGCAGGAAAAAACTGCTCCGAAACAGCAGTACGCAGACAGTGTCGGACAAGAGCACTCAGACTGTATTGCCGTATGTCTCGGCCAAACAGAAAACCAAGGACCACTGA